Below is a genomic region from Macrobrachium rosenbergii isolate ZJJX-2024 chromosome 33, ASM4041242v1, whole genome shotgun sequence.
TAAGGTTAATGTGGAACTTGATTCTTACTTATCAAAAAATGCTGGCCACAGCACTACACTGGGGTGCACAGTTGAATAAGAAGCTTGATAAATATATAGTGGTGTAACTTTTAGGTTTGTGATATCGAACAGTTCATTATACACAAGACTTGTAGACCTAATGAAGATGGAAAAtgtaacactttttttatatatatatatatataatatatatatatatatataatatatatatatatatatatatataatatatatatatatatatatatatatatatatatatatatatatatatatatatatatatatatatatatatataatatatatatattatatattatatatttatatatatttatatatatttatataatgcaaaCCCTAAGGATGTAAGAATAGTTAGGAACAGATGTCCATTGGTAGATGGCATCTGATTCAATTTAGGAAAGTACCTAACCACAACAATCTGTCTGTGGTAGGCACTTATGTTGAAAAACTATGGTTAGGGTAATGCCAGAATATCGTGTAAACTTGATGTGTTGAGAGTTCACTCCAGAAGGGTCCTTCAGTTACCCCTCTtacattttaatttgtttgcaGGTCAGATAATGATAATTGGCTGTAAGGTTTAAGGTTTATtagctctgtatatatattgtaaacctCTTTTCAGAGCTGCCGTGGGATGAACCAACTTTTTCATGTAAAGAGTTTATTTCTTGGAAGGACAAAGATTGCTCACTTTTCACGACTACCCCATGGACAAAAATTGATAATTTGGCACTCTCCCTCCTGCGTAAGGTATAGTTTCTCGTGGTtttaagttcttcttcttcttcttcttcttcttcttcttcttctttcttctttcttctttcttctttcttctttcttctttcttcttcttcttcttggctgaAAGAAGATAGTTCaatggaaaaaagtatttttgatcgattgtgaaatagtttagttttAAATGAACCATAGATAAGTATTCATGCATCTTGTCATTTGGCAACATTGGTAGCTTGAGGTTTTgtctgagatatatatacactatatattgataaattacaCTTGAATGTTGAGCAATTTAACTTCAGTTCCAGTTTGGACAAAATTTGTTACATGgtttataaaatttctctctctctctctctctctctctctctctaaataggtATAGGCTTTTCAACCAAATATTCAAAACCCACTGATCCAATATCATCTTTGTcttctactttttttgtttttgtttttgttttttgactaCTGTACCATTATACTGGACTGTCACTGCATCCACTACTATGTTTTTTTGGCTACCATTATACTGGACTGTCACTGCATCCACTTGAATGGTGATTGTTAAATGTTTATGGTGGTGTGTAAttggattttgattttatattgaccttttttctcttattcttaggTCCTTAATACTGTCCCACGGCATAGGGCATCAATACCTCAAGTCACAGGTCATCAGTGGTTCAACAAAAACTTCATGAAAGCTAGTGGTAAGGGATAagtgtttaaaatttattaagtTATACTTACAAAAAGACACTTGCAGGGCTAGGACTGGTATACAatgaaagaaactaaaagaaaagatgGGATCAAGGTTTCAGGTACTATGTGACTCTGTATTGCTTGAAGGACAGGGTTTCAGAGTGCCTATAGTCTTGATTTTGACCCTACTGGTTTCAGTGCTGAATATTTTGCTTTACACTGATGTAGAAAATCAGAAGAAATAGTTTCTTTGAAATATCAAGAGTACTTTTGAGTTTTTATCAAGGAATTGTAGAACATGAATAACGCTTGATTACGTACACCTGAATGTATGGGATTACCCAAGACGGAGGCAGAGCTTTTATTTCCTGCTTTGCTTTGGTGGTTTGGCATTATGATGGCAGtttgaagtccataaagctaaaTTACCAAAGCATAGAAGGAAATGTGGTCTTCAGATGTTCCGGTGACAAGAGATTTGTTGAAAGTTGCATTTTCTTTGGTGATCTAGCTGTATGAGAGATATCAGGTCATATAGCTGGAACACCATGGGACAATGCTTCTTTCTCAAGCAGCGGTTCTGGCGAGTGTTCGTGTGTAACAGAGGGtgagtaattttattaattttttttcacaaggcCGAATGgctcattttatgtaaattttgtgaCATTACTGTTAGCAGCTGATATGAGATAAAATGCCAAGCAGTAACTTGAAATTGTATGCAGCAGCCTTATGCTGGGAATGGGTTGGCTTGGATAAAGTGAACTTCAGTGTTGTGGGAAGGTCCTGTTGACAAATTTGTGAAATGGAGTAGTGATAGTTCATTAATGTTTAAGAGTAACTTTTGAGTAGTTGGTGATGGTGGAATGAAGTGGTGATAGTTCATTAATGTTTAAGAGTAACTTTTGAGTAGTTGGTGATATTGGTGTATGTTGCAAATTGCTGACTTGATTTGAGCAAGGCGATATTTTTTCTACTATCCAgatttttcaatgtattttaaatgttatagtgtatgatttcattttaaaactacTTTTACGTAATTGAAAGTGGAAAGTAGTGAACCACCTTGAGCTCTTCATTGTCACCTGTATATGTGAAGCACAATAGAGGCATGTGATTAGCCAACAAAATTTTATAAGTCTCTCCACCTTTCCAAGTTAGTCagtatgaatataaaattgaCTTGGTAATAGAATTACCACCTCCTTGGATTATGCATAGGATGTGAACCCCCacaccaaaaatttaaaaataaaccccAGAACAGCCATGTACAATAGAGGTTCCTGAAGTATAAGTTCACACCATGCAATATACACTTATGGTTCCAAATCTTGAACTGGAAATTGTTGAGATCCATTTTTGATTAACccaattatgaaaattttttaaaactgtagattaaaactgaataaattggTCAGGTCTGGTTGTTGAAGATTAATTCCCAAGTGCAGGAGGTTAGCAGTACGTAGTGGTGCCTAAGTGAAGCTCATAATTTCTCTAACCCTTTGTAAATTTTGTGTTGCAATATCTTGTAATCACTTGTGTAATAAGGTTTCTCTGCAAAGTTAACGGTGTCCTGGAAGTACTGTAGATCTTTTGAAATATGCAAGATTTATATATCTAGCCCCCTTAAGTTGTGTAGGCTATTGATCTCGTAATTTAAGCAAGCAGTATCTTTCATAAGTATTGATTTTGTGCTTGTTGCAATTTTGAGTGACATTATCCATTAATTGCTGTTGAATTGACTATGACAGGCGTGAAGCTATATAGATATATCCTTcaacttttacatattttatattgtcTAAAGGTTAGTCATTTCCATattaaaacttttgtttaaagaaaGTTTTCTTGTATCTTCCATATTAAAACTTGTTTAAAGAAAGTTTTCTTGTATCTTACAACACTAATCTCTGTAACCAGAGTATGAGCTGAGGTTCTTCCAAAGAAGAATTATACCACCTTTCTCGACATTTCAGGCATACGCACTGGAGAAAACCTTACACCAGGAACAAAACGAATGTGTAGCGAGTTGGATAGGGCCAATTCTGCAATGGATGATTTATCCACCAGAATGATCTGTTCTCAACCTGAAGCTCCATCGGTTGTTGGGAGGGATACTGGTGTAAGTTGTGCTTAAATACATGTTAACTATTGCTTACTGTATTTTGAGATACATACTATATTTTAAATAGATACGAGATCATCTAATTCGTGTTTTAATTTTAGGTTGAGGTGAATATAAATGTTGGCATGATCAGCTTCTCTCAACCAGCTCAGCCAGACCAGTTATTGCTATCCCAGATGACTCAAGGGACACAAGCTAGTCAAACTCCACTCCAAAGGCTTGTCAAGAGAATGACCAGAGTTTTGGTGAGGACTAGTTTGGCAGACACAATCACACACCTTGAAGCTCTCTTCACCAAGTTGAAGTATACTCACAGGTGTCACACAGCTAATGTTGTAAGTTTCAGGAGATTtggcacaatctctctctctctctggttgaatGTAGTTTTGTATGTAATAATACTGAGAGTACAGTGaggttaaatttttaaaatgtaaaagcaCTTGATTGTTAATATTGGTTGTAAAGCACAGTGAGGCTGTTTTGTTACTATACAGTCTGTAAGGAGAACATCCAGGAAATTTTTTCCTCAAATTTGGCCTTTTAAGCTCTAGTTGTTCATTTACCTCCAGATATGTGTCCTAGGGTTCTTAGCTTGGAAACTCCCAAAAGACTTGTATAAAAACAATATGGATAAGTGATCGTGAAAATCTGAAATATTGAAGATCCACTTAGAAAGAATATGTAAGCATGGACTTCCAGTCACCGGCTCACAAAATTATGAAGTTGATACAGttttgcaagtttgtttttaaattttaaacttgtttttgttgctcttttgtttttaaataattttaaacttatttttgttggTCTTTAACAGGTAACTGTCACGACATTGGACCGCCGTGGAGCGCAATTAGTGTACAAAGCAACTGTCATTGACATGGGCCAGCATATACTGGTAGACTTCAGGTTATCCAAGGGTTGTGGTTTGGATTTCAAAAGACATTTCATTCGCATCAAAGAAGGCCTTTCTCACATAATCGTCAAAGGTCCTGTCACCTGGAATATGGCCATGGCAACAAATATGCTTCCAgcttgatgatgtttttgaagATGGTATAAAATTTGTTGGTTTTCTAGAAAGTggtatataaacatttcaacacATCTGGTAACCTTTCcaaactttccttttattttagttttgcaaaacttttgtttattttgtcaagTCTTATGGGAAAATTTTTTGGTCTAAGTATTTTTAGTGGTTATTTTACAACTGTTTAATATTTTAGGTAAAGATTGTCTGTACCCCTCCCCTACCTTACAGTGTAAAGGTAATTCTTGAGGTTATTTTTAAGTTCCCTCAGTGTTAATTATTTTTGTCCCCTCACTTCTTGAAGACAAAATGATTGTGATTAGAATGAAGAGAATGGTCTTATAACTGATAGTTACAGTTTGTAGTACAAGTTTTTATAGTAATTACTTAAGTTGGATACCAGTTACCTTAAGAATTTGGCTCAGTATTTGGTAGAGGTCAAATTTTCTGAATGCTGAGTGCTGGCTCAGAaacctttgtatttttattggaGTAATAAAAACTTGTACACAATAGGATTTGAATTGTGATGTATTTAATGTGTAATCAAATACTGATAGTGAACAGTAAAACTGTCTCGAGGTTTTCTTACATAACTGTGGCTTTAGTAATGCCATTATTCATAATCTgaactttattttcttgtagGTTTTAAGGTGGTTAGTCATAGGCATGATGCCCATCATTAAGTTGTGCTGCAGTTGTAAGGGTAATCTTGTCTTAATCCAGGTCACCCTCTACTTTTGCAGGCAGTTATCTAGTCTTTCACTGATGGGTGCTGCCTTGCCAACTATCATCAGTACTTGAGTAATATGTAGTGTTCTGAACCATTCCAATTTGGAAgttaatagtaaatattttatataaagcttCTTTGTATTAATCCACTCGCTGAAAAATGAGAGCATTGTTGAGTGTACGTCTAACAGTGGTATACCCTGCAAgtgaatgttgaaaaatttttaaagcaaacctaggactgaaaacagaaaaacagtcACTAAGCATCTAATGCCAACAAAAATCTTACAGTATTGGGTACAACACAAAAAGTCCAAAATATATGCCATGGACCTCAGACCTCCATAAAAATAGCTGTTCTTAGAAATACTTTGGCTTAGTACGTAACTACTGGGAAATGAAGGTAATATTTAGTTGGACACAAAAGAACTGGGACATAATAGTAAATAAttacttggaaataaagaatatttggcCACTAGGACTGGGATGACATACTGTCAATAAGTACTCTAAACCTGCAAAGTTGCAGCctatatatattgcaaacaatTAGGCAACTCGGCCTACTGCAGTGTCGGGAATCTTCTATAGACTAGTCATATGGCACTGCAGATTGTAGACAGGACAGTGACAGCAGCTTGGCTCAATCATTCCATATTCCAGTGATAGCCAAAGAGTGGGTAGCAAATCCACCTTTTAGCAGGAGCTACAGCTGGCATAAAACCTGGTACACTAACAACTAGGATAACCCTTGATATGACTTCTTggagtataaaataaatttacttcaaatttgaatgacaaaaaaagaaattgtattctgaaagaatttcattacaCCAGGGGAGGAATCCTAATTTTCCTAAAAACATGAAAAGGTAATAAGTATTTGCAACATAATACAACTAGTCCCTATCTTAGAAATTGCTTAACATACTATACTGATACTTTAATTATTACAGCTTGCTTGTTTCTAGTTTTACGCTGCTCGTTGTTTAAAACACTTAACACGATCAACATTATCACCATCTCTAAGGATCTTGTGTTCTCCAGAAGATTTCAAGATTGACCAACTAAAGTGGTAACATTTCTTAAATAGATCCCTAGAGGTACCTTTTAGTACTGCTGGCCCAGTGACTTCTCTAAAAGCATTAACTTGAACTCTGATAAATCATTAACCTGAACATTGAGACGGGAAATAGGAAGGCTTCTTAAAAGGCTCTCTCTAGCACTAATCCACCTACTTGTAGTGCTTTATGATTGACACATTGTATCTGTCCTGTCATTATAAGCTTAAtgcattgattttcatttttaaatttcttttttatccttaaaGTTTGGACTAAACCTTGAACTCTGAAACCTTCATTAAAGCAGCACTGTACCCTGTCCTGCTAAGAGTTTGACATGAACTTAGAAAAGTAGTTCCATTTCTGGCAACTTGCACAGCTTTTGGTAAACCTGAACTAGCAGATGATTGTGTTGCGTTTCAAATTAGCTTATTCAAGGCAACCATTTGATTCTCTTAACCTGGTTAATTTACTCTTGGCATTTTTATACACAGGACATTTATTTACAGGATGCCCTTTAGTTCACTACATTTAGGAGACAAAGTTCATCTTCAACCATTTTTCAATCCACTTTAAAGCTGACATTTTACCATACAGGAGTAATAATTCTACCTTAAAATCCCCAAGTTTGTTAGTCTAGTTTCTGTAAAGCGGTAAAGCTAGAGAAATTTCCAACGTAACTATAATAACTCATTATTTGTGATCTGTTATGCTTATGGCAAGCCGTCAAATACTTTATATCAAGGTAAATCGACTTATTTCAAAGACTTAATGAAAACACAATGTTTGTTCAACGTACAAAAATAATAGCTCACTGCCTTCGAAATTTACGTGTACCTGATCTCTATAGAAAGCATAATTTTCAAGCCTACCTCTGCCTTGAAACCACAAAATATGATCTCTACTCTTTAAACCTTTAATAAACTTATTGTTTCCGTAGGAAATCAAAAGTAATCTGCTACTGAGTTACCAAATCAGATTTCTGATATGTAAAACCTGCgtttaatttattacaaaaatcacTGTTTGGGGTAACTTTGAATGTAGCAATTGACATACTCCTACATTGATATTTTATTAGAATGGCACTCAGCCTTTAAGTTGTTTCCTCCTAAGACAGTTACTGAGAAATCTGGACACTTGTTTACTGCTGAATCTAACTTACAGAtttcaagaaataatgaaaatgtggcCCCTGGAAAACAGATACCCAACATGGAACACGATACCACAAGACACCTAGTATACAAATCTTACGAATGCCACAAAACAGctaaatattgacataaaaaTGCCTAAAAACAACAGCTAAATACTgacaaaaatgctgaaaaacaaCAGCTAAATGCAGACATAATGCCAAAAACAGCTAAATACAGACAGCCTTAAAACAACAGCTAAATACAGACAGCCTTAAAACAACATCTAAATGTTGACATAATGCCAAGATACAATAgctaaatatttgaatgaaagatTCGCCTCTGCTCCCATCACCCATCTCCTCTAAAAGCCTGTTGATAGCCAGAAATCCTGTCATGGTTgccacttcaaaaaaaaattgaatacttgaaaatgaattagccattaataataaaatcagaatacaagaaattaatgagaaggaaaatccaacatctaaattttatattcacttataaatgcaaaaaattaacagCTATGAAAACCAAAATTTGACAGGCATTCCAGACTAATGgtagtaaattgtttatattctcaatcaggacgaagggtgtgatgaaaaaaaaaaaaaattccccaagaACGATATCGAAAGCCAACAGTTCCATGAATGTGAATACCTTCATTCAAAAGCAAGAAGCGAGATATATGAATGAACAGGCATGTGACTAAAGACAGAAGGAACCATTATGCACCTAATGATGCCAACATGTAATTACAGACttggtaaaaatatgaaaaatacaccTTATACCTCCATCAAAGCAATTGCAGATATCCTAACAACAATTTACCTTAGTTCTGAACAATCATAATTCTGTTAACCATTTAAAGGTAGTATATATTAACACACTAAGGGACCTGGACATCACTACACCAATAAGAAGTCACTGCACTACGAAATCACAGCCTCTGTCACCCCAAACTTTAAGGGGACTTACTATGCTAATGCAGAGTTGTTCATTAGGAATTTTTGAAGAGTGTGGTTTTGAAAGGCTTGTTGTATCATGGTGAGGAATGCCAGCTTGTTGACTGGAGTGTTGACAGGTGACTGAGAGAAGCCTGGCTAAATTAATTACTCCATGCTCAGGTGAGATCCGAAGAGACTGAAGCAAATCCACCTCTGGATAGAAATGGTAACTGATATAACTGTCTTTGATAAATGAGATACCTATTAACTGGGATAACTTCTCAGAAAATAGAAACTCTAGTTTGTTGTCTTCTTCCCCACACCAAGGAAGCAGAAGCAAAGGctacaaaacagaaaatacagcTGCAAACAGCGCCATCTATTGTTTGGAGTACAACTATTTACAGAAGCAGAGCCATCTGCTGTGCCATAGTGTAAGTGTACCTTAAACTTGTTTGATATACAGTAGGTGTGGAAGTGCTGAACATTTAAATTCAAGTTGAGGAAAATGATTGattaaatttacttcaaaattgaATCACAAAATTAACATCCAAAGGAATTTAATTCTGGAGGAATTTCTTTACAGGTCATGTACCTTGTTCATGACATTGTTACTGCAAGTTGAATGTATTTCCATCAATTACTCACTGCCTGATCATTCAACCAACGAAGCTGCAGACACAGTGGTCAAATTTAAACCTTACTgctttaccttttaatttttcaaatgactGTCTTtatattctgaagctgtttgtgCCAAATAGGCTGCTGGGTTTTCAGACATAACCGATTAACAAGGGTTTAGAAGAGGATACAAAAGATCAAAATATGCATATTCCTTTTTCGACTAATGAATGTAGAACAGTGATCTCATGAGGAAACCATCAGAACTAGAAGTACATGAAAATTTAATCCAAAAAGCAGCTGGAGGGGTCTAGCAGGGGATAGAAAGAAAGGTCTAACCTAGTCAGTAAGGTAATGATGATTGGAGAGTAACAAAATTTAACTGGttaatgaaagggaaatttgGGGTGATTTGTATACCAAAATGGGTAAGAAAAGTTGCAGCTAAAACTGGTCCATTGAACATTATGCTAACCAAGTTAGCACAGCTTTCATTTCCTCACTGATCTGATACTTTTCTGACTTTGTCTCAATGACTTCTGTCATGGTTCCTTTCCTCTTAATCATGTGGTTTGCATTGCTAAATTAAAGCTTCTAATGTTATTCAGTGTAAAAATTGCTCATCTTCTTAATCCTTACaggatggcttttttttttgtcagttatccAGTCATGACAACATagttaaattttttgttatactgATGCCCAGACAGTTAAGGATAGTCAGGACTTTGCAAAGTTTTTAGTTGATGCTTTGAGCTTTGTTACAAAACTCTTGAAAGCAAATTGATATATGCAAGTCAGTTTGCATGTGCAAAGAAGCCTGACAAGCCAGAGAAAAAGAAGCTTTCTGGctgttcttcctcttcatcatcgTTGTCTTTTAGTTTGTTGTCCTTTTCCTCCTTGGCTCTGGACTCCCTTCACTGGCGTAAGGAAAAACTAGAAGGGCAAGTCCAAGGTCAAGCAGAAGTAATCCAGGTGGAATTCTCCTCATGGCAAGAAAGCAGAGGTGCCAGTTCACTGCTAGGTGATCATCGCATCTCAGGCAGGTCTAGCTCTACCTCTCATGCCCATTTGTACTTGACCCCTCACTCCCCACGCCCTATGTCTGCAGACTGGGTGTGGGTTGCCGCTTGTAGCAGTTTCTGCAGTAGCTCAGTTGAGTTGCAAGTGAGTGGCATGTGCAACCTGTACACTCACTGTTCCATGCAGTCCTTGGATTATGCATGGGAGAACAATAAAACAGGCTCTCCTTCTCATTCATCTCTGGGGGACATAGAAAAGTACCCCTTCTCGTTTGGTGTACTCGTGCTTTCCAGCACATTTGAAGTCTGAGCACTCTTGCTCTAGAAAGAGGTCTGTTGATCTCTTCCACCTCTCGCAGGTTTGTCTTGCAGGCATAAAGTGCGAGAGAGATGGtgcaacctttcacttctcttggtGTTCATATTCTGTCGTGACTAAGTTTCAGAGCCGAGGGAGCATCTAGGTCACGGGTACAAGGTCTGCAAACTTGTAGGATCACATCAGTTGTTTCCATCAAGAGGCTCATCTAGTAGTGCTGGATGGGGAGGGAGCATAAGTTTGGTGTAGCCTCCTCTCCTCTAGTTAAGGAGGTAGCTAGGACCTCTGGGGACCCCTCAGGTCCTGCGGGGCCTTCCCCTCCAGAGCCCCTTCAGGTTGAATTGGAGCGGCATTTTCAGGTTATTTCACCTGTTTCCCATCTGCCCATGATTTTGACCACATGCTCTGGAGGTGGAACAGTTAGTCAGGTTGCCTGGTCCCAGTGAGCATAtggagttttgggagaagtgaaTGCCCTGGTCTGTGAGTTGGGGAGTTCACTTGTCTCCAGTAGATCAAGCAAACTACTCCCCCTGCTGTTTTCATGCCACTGGAGGTTTTACATACCACAGGATGCagagaatacatttttttctgatatacCAGGTTGGTGCAACTGGAATGGAAATATCTTATAATTAATAAGTTTGCATGAagaacatttttttgtatataacaaaaatttgtttGCAACACATATTTGGCCATCCAAAAATTACTGGTAATTACAGattggaaaaatacatttttctagtATGTTGATTAACATGACTTATGCCAAACTATTCCCAGCTAACTGAAGGTCTTAcaaacaagattttaaaaatttaagatggtttttatttaaatggCTATAATTCATTCATATGAAGCTTGGCGGAATGAAATGTGTATAAAGAAAACTGTagggttttctttctttcaggtgtatatatatatattcatgcctACCTTTTATTAGATAAACTGAGATCTTGAAACCTTTTAGCAACTCAAAATTTTCTCCAAAACTTTATATTATGCAAATTATACACAGTAACTGATGCATAAAATTACcagatatttttaaagtttgGTTTGCAATTTTACTTGAGCAAACTGAAAACTTGAACAGCTAAGTGATGTTCAAGTTACAACTTAAGAAGTATTGGTGAATAAAAGACACTTTGAacacttaaatatatttatatcacgcTTCTCATACAGTCAGCTGAGAGAAAGACAGTATTTTTTGAGGAGACAAAAATCCCATTGACATAATTGTTACAATAATCAAGAATATTATACAGACGAGCACACTGATGTTTGATGTGAGGGAGACAGTTGATTTTGGCACAGTAGTCCATGGGTAGAAGGGATTAGAcccaaaactgagagagagagagagagagagagagagagagagagagagagagagagagaatgagacagagagagcgagagagaatgagaatgagagagagagaacgagaatgagagagagagagagagaaaataaaatgtttttaggCCACCTTAATGAGGCAACACAGGCAGCACAAGGAGTCACATACATCAGAAGAAGCTGGGCACTGGCTCTATGCTCCACTTAAGAAGGGAAGATGGGAGGGAAAGGGTTGGGGGCTGAAGGGGGTTACTTTTCCCTTGCAGGTTCAGGTGGACCTTCCTGGATTTTTTACAAATCACATCCAAGTCTTTCCTCATCTCACACTCACTCAAGCTGTGTAACTTACAAAGGAAAGTCCTTTTCATACATTGTATgtgactggctttttttttttttttaaactattgaAGAACTTTTCATCATTCAAATGTGTACAATTCTTGACACTTTTAACACAATTGCCACAAAAACCAacctgattttcttcttcttattttttcaacCCACCATAGCTCACCAGCAAAAATACCTACATAACTGTCACTCATGATTTTATTCTGGTATTTTGTCATACAACCTTTCTCACACTCTGAATCATTCAATCCACTCTTACTCTTCAAACATTTACAAATAGAATAGTTATGGGAACAATTCATTATCTATTAAAATGTCTATCAATCTACAGCTAACATCAATCTCTTTGGCTTAAGATCCAAActaaagttatgaaaaaatgcaattaagTACAAGACCAATGACAACATGAATGATTGTATTATAGGGTGGGACTGCACGGACAAAGGGATGAAATAGTGGGCCACATTTAGAAAACAAATATTGACAATCAACAGTTCAAAC
It encodes:
- the grp gene encoding serine/threonine-protein kinase grp, with translation MAGPVVEFVVGWNVVQTLGEGAFGEVKLLINTDTGEAVAMKMVDLIKHPDADAAVRKEICIHRMLKHTNIIKFYGSRRENAMQYMFLEYAVGGELFDRIEPDVGMPQHEAQKYFRELINGVEYLHSRGVTHRDLKPENLLLDENDHLKITDFGMATLFRHQGKERELDRKCGTKPYMAPEVLLRSYKAEPADIWSCGVILVALLAGELPWDEPTFSCKEFISWKDKDCSLFTTTPWTKIDNLALSLLRKVLNTVPRHRASIPQVTGHQWFNKNFMKASGIRTGENLTPGTKRMCSELDRANSAMDDLSTRMICSQPEAPSVVGRDTGVEVNINVGMISFSQPAQPDQLLLSQMTQGTQASQTPLQRLVKRMTRVLVRTSLADTITHLEALFTKLKYTHRCHTANVVTVTTLDRRGAQLVYKATVIDMGQHILVDFRLSKGCGLDFKRHFIRIKEGLSHIIVKGPVTWNMAMATNMLPA